Proteins encoded within one genomic window of candidate division WOR-3 bacterium:
- the rfaE2 gene encoding D-glycero-beta-D-manno-heptose 1-phosphate adenylyltransferase, which yields MASGKIKTREELSRLLDVIRGKKVVVFTNGCFDVIHRGHVEYLYFAKGLGDLLVVAVNSDDSVKRLKGEGRPINKLEDRMTVLAALEMVDYVVPFDEDTPYEVIKLLRPDIIVKGGDYKPEEVVGKDIVESYGGKVVIAPYIRGYSTTEILRRMRND from the coding sequence ATGGCATCTGGAAAAATAAAAACAAGAGAAGAACTCTCAAGGCTTTTAGATGTAATACGAGGGAAAAAGGTAGTTGTGTTTACCAACGGGTGTTTCGACGTAATTCATAGGGGGCATGTAGAGTATCTTTATTTTGCAAAAGGTCTTGGAGATTTACTCGTTGTTGCAGTAAATAGTGATGATTCTGTTAAAAGGCTTAAAGGGGAGGGAAGACCCATTAACAAATTGGAAGACAGAATGACGGTGTTGGCGGCACTGGAAATGGTTGACTATGTAGTGCCTTTTGATGAAGATACGCCTTACGAAGTCATAAAATTGTTGAGGCCTGATATTATAGTGAAAGGAGGGGATTACAAGCCTGAAGAAGTGGTTGGAAAAGATATTGTGGAGAGTTATGGTGGGAAGGTGGTTATCGCCCCCTACATTCGAGGTTATTCCACAACGGAAATCTTGAGGAGGATGAGAAATGATTAA
- a CDS encoding aspartate aminotransferase family protein: MKGFEAPLIKTEIPGPVSKLLMWYLRSLECRNITYISNDFPIFIDKSYKMNVWDVDGNRFIDLTSFFGVSFIGHNHPVVRETLNSAEIINGMGDVLPSVSKVELLAKISSLLGGGYKGILAQNGADSVESAIKTAWLYTGRRKIISFENAYHGLSIGTLSVTHNPKFKRPFGDVIPTWGISVPFPGLRHSEEEVLEIIKKHLESGNVAMILLEPIQARGGVRMFPLGFVKEVAKLAKDFGVLLAFDEIFTGFGRSGKLFAFEYFDVRPDIIILGKALSSSFPISVMMAREEVMDAWPVSEGEAIHTSTFLGHPLISKVARNVIEYIEENKLWLEAESKGRYFRKKLLDLKEKFPEVIADVRGWGLLIGVELKGVSAFEVTKKLLKRGFITLPSGPEGEVLELTPPVVITEEIIDNFVSEFQRVLSR; encoded by the coding sequence ATGAAGGGATTTGAAGCTCCATTGATCAAAACGGAGATTCCGGGGCCTGTTTCGAAGCTTTTGATGTGGTATTTGAGATCCCTTGAGTGCCGGAACATCACCTATATTTCTAATGATTTTCCCATATTTATTGATAAGAGTTATAAGATGAATGTGTGGGACGTCGATGGGAATCGATTTATCGACCTTACTTCCTTTTTTGGAGTTTCTTTCATAGGACACAATCACCCCGTCGTTCGGGAAACTTTGAATTCTGCAGAAATCATTAACGGCATGGGCGATGTTTTACCCTCGGTGTCCAAGGTTGAACTCTTAGCGAAAATAAGCTCACTCTTGGGCGGCGGTTATAAGGGGATTCTTGCACAGAATGGCGCCGATTCCGTCGAGTCTGCCATAAAGACTGCCTGGCTTTACACAGGAAGGAGAAAGATTATCTCCTTTGAAAATGCCTATCACGGTCTTTCTATTGGCACTTTGTCTGTTACTCACAATCCCAAATTTAAGCGGCCCTTTGGGGATGTAATACCTACCTGGGGTATTTCCGTTCCTTTCCCTGGATTGAGGCACAGTGAGGAGGAAGTTTTGGAGATCATAAAGAAACACTTAGAAAGTGGTAATGTTGCGATGATTCTTCTTGAGCCTATCCAGGCTCGCGGCGGTGTTAGGATGTTCCCTTTGGGGTTCGTTAAGGAAGTTGCAAAACTGGCTAAGGATTTTGGTGTTCTACTTGCTTTTGATGAGATCTTTACGGGATTCGGCAGGTCTGGAAAGCTCTTTGCCTTTGAATATTTTGATGTAAGGCCCGATATTATAATCCTCGGTAAAGCTTTGTCCTCGTCCTTTCCCATTTCGGTAATGATGGCGAGGGAAGAGGTTATGGATGCCTGGCCAGTCTCAGAAGGTGAGGCCATCCATACCAGTACCTTTTTAGGGCATCCCTTAATTTCAAAGGTCGCAAGGAATGTTATCGAGTACATAGAGGAGAACAAACTTTGGCTTGAAGCAGAGTCAAAGGGGAGATATTTTCGAAAAAAGCTTCTGGACCTTAAGGAGAAGTTTCCAGAGGTTATAGCGGATGTGAGGGGATGGGGTCTCCTTATAGGTGTGGAACTTAAAGGGGTTTCTGCCTTTGAAGTCACAAAGAAACTATTAAAGCGTGGATTTATAACCCTGCCTTCCGGTCCTGAGGGTGAAGTTCTTGAACTAACGCCTCCCGTTGTTATAACAGAAGAGATTATTGATAACTTTGTTAGTGAATTTCAAAGGGTTTTAAGCCGATGA
- the purD gene encoding phosphoribosylamine--glycine ligase, with protein sequence MKIAVIGRGGREDAIAHKISKSPRVDKLYAIPGNPGTARYAQNVNFAVDDFKSILDFVNAEGIDIVVPGPELPISKGIKDFLEANSKAFVFAPPAKSSFLEASKIRAKEFMKRNGVPTADFMSFENYEEALGYVKRLSNYPIVIKADGLAEGKGVSIAYTPAEAFSILYEYMVELKFGESSRRVLIEEFLSGVEYSVFVVTDGEEFVWIGDASDYKRAYDGDKGPNTGGMGSVSPVPFLNEEMRTITREAVIKPTIDGLKKEGIPYMGFLYFGLIWTSKGPKVLEFNVRLGDPEAQVILPRLKNDLVDIIISAREHRLREVKVEFDDRVAVCVVIASGGYPVHYEKGKVIHGLNKLPQDVILYHAGTKEENGKIYTDGGRVLNLVVLDKDFNSAAERVYSEIEKIHFENLFYRRDIGSLERFKI encoded by the coding sequence ATGAAGATTGCAGTTATTGGGAGAGGTGGAAGGGAAGACGCAATAGCTCACAAAATTTCTAAGTCTCCAAGGGTTGATAAACTTTACGCTATTCCGGGAAATCCAGGAACGGCAAGGTATGCCCAGAATGTAAATTTTGCGGTCGATGATTTTAAATCGATTTTAGATTTTGTAAATGCTGAGGGGATTGATATCGTTGTTCCGGGGCCTGAGCTTCCTATCTCCAAAGGGATTAAAGATTTTTTGGAGGCAAATTCAAAGGCCTTTGTCTTTGCTCCACCGGCTAAATCTTCTTTCCTTGAAGCCTCTAAGATTCGTGCCAAGGAATTTATGAAGAGGAATGGAGTCCCAACGGCCGATTTCATGTCCTTTGAAAATTACGAAGAGGCCCTTGGGTATGTTAAAAGGCTTAGCAATTATCCCATTGTCATTAAAGCCGATGGTCTTGCAGAGGGCAAAGGTGTTTCGATAGCTTATACCCCTGCTGAGGCCTTTTCAATTTTGTACGAATACATGGTGGAATTAAAATTTGGTGAGTCATCAAGGAGAGTTTTAATTGAAGAGTTCCTTTCTGGAGTGGAATATTCCGTCTTTGTTGTGACCGATGGAGAGGAATTTGTCTGGATCGGGGACGCCTCGGATTACAAGAGGGCATACGACGGGGACAAAGGTCCAAATACGGGCGGAATGGGTTCCGTCTCCCCCGTGCCCTTTTTAAACGAAGAAATGAGAACGATCACGAGAGAGGCAGTAATAAAGCCAACTATAGATGGCCTGAAAAAGGAAGGCATTCCTTACATGGGCTTCCTTTATTTTGGCCTTATTTGGACTTCAAAGGGCCCAAAGGTTCTGGAATTCAACGTGAGACTCGGTGACCCAGAGGCACAGGTAATACTTCCAAGGCTCAAGAACGATCTTGTAGATATCATAATTTCTGCAAGAGAACATAGGCTAAGAGAGGTAAAGGTGGAATTTGATGATCGGGTTGCGGTTTGCGTTGTTATCGCCAGTGGTGGTTATCCAGTACATTATGAAAAAGGGAAAGTAATACACGGTTTAAATAAATTGCCACAGGATGTTATCCTTTATCATGCTGGTACAAAGGAAGAGAATGGCAAGATTTATACCGATGGGGGGAGGGTCCTCAATCTTGTAGTTCTTGATAAAGATTTTAATTCAGCTGCGGAGAGGGTTTACAGCGAGATTGAGAAGATACACTTTGAAAATTTATTTTACCGAAGAGACATCGGTTCCTTAGAGAGGTTTAAAATTTAA
- a CDS encoding acyl-CoA reductase — translation MLSLLDKYSLGLSDFLEKFKKGKVISRVQYQRELLASLIEHYIRCLDFFKNLNEYPQGPEKVFVFLPGNVPVVPFQLLPLLLVSGVEEVFFKYPRRENQFYDSFFYVLNAHLKENLKVEGAYLEHTEALEKAQNYHFVIGFGGENLRLAFEAIKVPGKFFGPKFSVGILKEGYTSEMLEGIAWDNLAFDTKGCLSLSVLFTFDRDIREGLYHAFEEVSEILTPESDFRFDETEYEVYRNFQYFNAVRRGKDYFLVFSENFVPISAPRALQVIEVSSMDEVEDFIKRYNHYLQGIATNTQFLPENNASMITSFGKLQFTPCSWFFEKGVNYKNFWEV, via the coding sequence GTGCTTTCACTTTTAGATAAGTATAGTTTAGGACTGTCCGATTTCTTAGAGAAGTTTAAGAAGGGGAAAGTTATTTCTCGTGTTCAATATCAAAGGGAACTACTTGCCTCTCTTATAGAGCATTATATCCGATGCCTCGATTTTTTTAAAAACCTTAATGAATATCCTCAGGGTCCTGAAAAAGTTTTTGTCTTTTTGCCAGGTAATGTTCCTGTAGTTCCTTTTCAGCTCTTACCCTTGCTCCTTGTGAGTGGGGTAGAAGAGGTCTTTTTCAAGTACCCGCGAAGAGAGAACCAGTTTTACGATAGTTTTTTTTATGTTTTAAATGCCCATCTTAAAGAGAATTTGAAGGTAGAAGGAGCATACCTTGAACATACTGAAGCTTTAGAAAAAGCCCAAAATTACCATTTTGTAATAGGGTTTGGGGGTGAGAATCTGAGGCTCGCTTTCGAAGCCATCAAAGTGCCAGGAAAATTCTTCGGCCCGAAGTTTTCTGTAGGTATTCTTAAAGAAGGATATACTTCTGAAATGCTTGAAGGCATTGCCTGGGATAACCTTGCCTTTGATACTAAGGGTTGCCTTTCCCTGAGCGTTCTCTTTACTTTTGATAGGGATATTAGGGAAGGATTGTACCATGCCTTTGAAGAGGTTTCAGAAATTTTAACGCCAGAGAGTGATTTTCGATTCGACGAGACTGAATATGAAGTGTACCGGAATTTTCAATATTTTAACGCTGTAAGAAGGGGCAAGGATTATTTTTTAGTCTTTTCTGAAAATTTTGTCCCCATTTCAGCGCCTCGCGCTCTTCAGGTGATAGAAGTTAGTTCCATGGATGAGGTAGAAGATTTTATAAAAAGATACAACCATTATCTGCAGGGCATAGCCACTAATACGCAGTTTTTGCCAGAAAATAATGCATCAATGATTACAAGTTTTGGCAAGTTGCAGTTTACACCCTGCAGTTGGTTCTTTGAGAAGGGTGTAAATTATAAGAACTTCTGGGAGGTGTAG
- a CDS encoding periplasmic heavy metal sensor, with product MLKPLILLIFLTQAPMGGPVEDPMDVSWGMLRDKRVVSELKLTSDQQKKIADIHYNYSKKVVDLRAEIQKKAIDLNKIIESEDFTREQIEPLVKEIANLEAELRINRLMEVGEMRKVLTQEQRNKLRELMRERMRMLMRERQRDRERR from the coding sequence ATGTTAAAGCCTTTAATCCTTCTGATATTTTTAACGCAGGCGCCTATGGGTGGGCCTGTGGAAGATCCTATGGATGTGTCCTGGGGCATGCTTAGGGACAAGAGGGTCGTTTCCGAATTGAAATTGACCTCTGATCAACAGAAGAAAATCGCCGATATTCACTATAATTATTCGAAGAAAGTGGTTGATCTCAGGGCTGAAATTCAGAAAAAGGCCATTGACCTCAACAAAATTATCGAATCTGAGGATTTCACAAGGGAACAAATTGAGCCCTTGGTTAAGGAAATTGCCAATTTAGAGGCTGAGTTGCGCATAAATAGGCTTATGGAAGTTGGAGAGATGAGAAAAGTTCTGACTCAGGAACAGAGAAATAAACTGCGCGAATTGATGAGGGAAAGGATGAGGATGCTAATGAGAGAAAGGCAGAGGGATAGAGAAAGACGATAG
- the dacB gene encoding D-alanyl-D-alanine carboxypeptidase/D-alanyl-D-alanine-endopeptidase, translating into MIKFLMMLSILYYEPKTFTSLKDVVEYYRPKRGFTGIVILDRKGQEVFSYNGDAYFVPASLNKILITSAFLHFLGPSYTFKTRLLRDLKSGNLYLLASGDPSLKVKDLFEIFSFVKSANIVSFDTLYLVDWAYDSVMYGAGWQFNNLTKSYMAPVSSFILENNIVKISVFNFYGMGGRIALFPQTVFLKSFVRGGKVYRIYDLVKGDTVVTIFEGDIGKMVAAYRSIVSPEKFFREQVDSLLKILSIKVKRIEIVRDLPPLRFDTLYVYESKPAYVLLMDFMKNSLNIYGEAFLKTLGRELYGGKGSYEKGLAAVDSFLKVANLSDHFKPADGSGLSRYNLATPRGFAELLYYHYKNMNYFPEFASLLAIANVDGTLAKNYKDLRGVFRGKTGTLAGVTNIAGYIRTKSGEDYIYVVMLNNTPGSPKYFVEKVLKFIYDTM; encoded by the coding sequence ATGATTAAGTTTCTTATGATGCTTTCAATCCTTTATTACGAGCCGAAAACTTTCACGAGTTTAAAGGATGTCGTTGAATATTACAGACCGAAACGGGGGTTTACTGGAATCGTAATCCTCGACAGGAAAGGGCAGGAAGTTTTTAGCTACAATGGAGATGCCTATTTTGTGCCTGCCTCCCTTAATAAAATCCTGATTACTTCCGCCTTTCTCCATTTCCTTGGACCCTCTTACACTTTTAAAACGAGGCTTTTAAGAGACTTAAAGAGTGGCAATCTCTATCTCTTAGCCAGTGGTGACCCATCTCTTAAGGTAAAGGACCTTTTTGAAATTTTCTCCTTTGTTAAGAGCGCTAACATTGTAAGTTTCGATACCCTTTACCTTGTTGATTGGGCTTACGATTCGGTGATGTACGGGGCAGGCTGGCAATTTAATAACTTAACCAAAAGTTATATGGCGCCCGTAAGCTCCTTTATTTTGGAGAATAATATCGTTAAAATTTCAGTGTTTAATTTTTATGGGATGGGTGGTCGCATTGCTCTATTTCCCCAAACTGTTTTCCTTAAGTCATTTGTACGAGGAGGGAAAGTTTACCGGATTTACGATTTAGTGAAGGGGGATACGGTTGTAACCATCTTCGAAGGGGACATTGGCAAGATGGTTGCAGCCTATCGAAGTATCGTTTCTCCTGAAAAGTTTTTCAGGGAACAAGTGGATTCTTTACTTAAGATCTTGTCGATAAAGGTTAAAAGAATCGAAATTGTGAGGGATTTGCCTCCATTGAGGTTTGATACCCTTTATGTTTACGAATCTAAACCTGCCTACGTGCTTTTAATGGACTTTATGAAGAACAGTTTGAACATTTATGGAGAGGCCTTTTTGAAGACCCTGGGAAGGGAGCTTTACGGTGGAAAAGGTAGTTATGAAAAGGGGCTTGCAGCGGTTGATAGTTTTCTGAAGGTTGCAAACCTTTCAGACCACTTCAAGCCAGCAGATGGTTCGGGCCTTTCCAGGTATAATCTGGCAACTCCTCGTGGCTTTGCAGAATTGTTGTATTACCACTACAAAAATATGAACTACTTCCCGGAGTTTGCCTCTCTCCTTGCCATAGCTAATGTCGATGGGACCCTTGCGAAAAACTATAAGGATTTACGCGGGGTTTTCCGTGGAAAAACGGGGACCCTTGCCGGGGTTACCAATATTGCAGGTTACATTAGGACTAAGAGTGGAGAGGACTATATCTACGTGGTGATGTTGAATAACACCCCTGGCTCCCCCAAATATTTTGTCGAAAAAGTCTTAAAATTTATCTACGATACAATGTAA
- a CDS encoding sensor domain-containing diguanylate cyclase, which produces MEREQFKRVLKALVKISQDINTLKPLDLLLIQIVKLADKLLSTSYSSIILVDEETMQWTRGATTDPLHRENVHKYVRERGATYTIVKTRKPLVVNDVTQSEFGDHPFLKESGVVSFMGVPIIHSDKVIGVLYTFSKKPRTFAPEEVEILKFLAEQAAVAINNVKLYEKIREKSIKDELTGLFNYIYLKSILERELEKINKGLERPSSLLHIDLDDFAEINQHYGVKIGDEVLKYVGFVIASNIRKVDVAARYGGDEFLVYLDGIDEYEAKLHAEKILNKIRLEPVQFGNVKFIVTASIGLTQLKKGKDLDTIMREADFALLEAKRKGKNCVELASSLFRGEESY; this is translated from the coding sequence ATGGAAAGGGAACAATTCAAGAGAGTACTTAAGGCTTTAGTAAAGATATCTCAGGATATCAATACGCTGAAACCCCTTGACCTTCTCCTGATTCAGATAGTTAAGCTTGCAGATAAACTGCTTTCGACAAGCTATTCCAGCATTATCCTTGTTGATGAAGAGACGATGCAGTGGACCCGTGGGGCAACGACCGATCCACTCCACCGGGAAAATGTTCACAAATATGTGAGGGAGAGGGGAGCCACCTACACCATTGTGAAGACTAGAAAACCCCTTGTAGTTAACGATGTAACTCAGAGCGAATTTGGTGACCATCCTTTTTTGAAAGAGTCCGGTGTAGTCTCCTTTATGGGAGTTCCTATTATTCACTCTGACAAGGTAATAGGAGTCCTATATACCTTTTCCAAAAAGCCTCGCACTTTTGCTCCAGAAGAGGTTGAAATACTGAAGTTCTTGGCAGAGCAAGCAGCAGTGGCAATCAACAATGTCAAACTATACGAGAAGATTAGAGAGAAGTCCATAAAAGATGAACTTACAGGACTCTTCAATTACATATACTTAAAAAGTATCCTTGAGCGGGAATTGGAAAAGATAAACAAGGGACTCGAACGGCCTTCTTCCCTCTTACACATAGATCTGGATGACTTTGCAGAGATTAATCAACACTATGGTGTAAAGATAGGTGATGAGGTTTTAAAATATGTTGGTTTTGTGATAGCAAGCAATATAAGAAAGGTTGATGTAGCAGCAAGGTATGGTGGCGATGAATTTCTTGTCTATCTTGATGGCATAGATGAGTATGAGGCAAAATTACACGCAGAAAAGATTTTAAACAAGATCCGCTTGGAACCAGTCCAATTTGGGAATGTGAAATTTATCGTGACGGCAAGCATAGGATTGACTCAACTTAAAAAGGGTAAAGACCTTGATACAATAATGAGAGAAGCAGATTTCGCCCTTCTCGAAGCTAAGAGAAAGGGTAAAAATTGTGTTGAACTTGCATCGAGTCTATTCCGGGGAGAGGAGTCTTATTAG
- a CDS encoding 6-pyruvoyl tetrahydropterin synthase family protein, whose translation MFEIRWETIVDSAHRLYEHAKKCAFLHGHSYRIRLRMGGKVGDDGMLVDFGLLKEKIHNLLDHKVILNRRDPLVEVLKNAGQRLVILDRNPSAENLALLCCSIVMQEFENVSWVEAEVFETPTQSGFVSMERGEVERVEFEVFE comes from the coding sequence ATGTTTGAAATTAGGTGGGAAACCATCGTAGATTCGGCCCATCGTTTGTATGAGCACGCAAAGAAGTGTGCTTTTCTCCATGGTCATAGTTACAGGATAAGGCTCAGGATGGGTGGAAAAGTTGGTGATGATGGCATGCTTGTTGATTTTGGCCTTTTGAAAGAGAAGATACACAACCTCCTTGATCATAAGGTTATTTTGAATCGCAGGGACCCTTTGGTTGAGGTGTTAAAAAATGCAGGTCAAAGGTTAGTAATCCTTGACAGAAACCCCAGTGCAGAGAATCTTGCTCTACTTTGCTGTTCCATCGTGATGCAAGAGTTTGAAAATGTGAGCTGGGTTGAAGCGGAAGTATTCGAAACGCCAACCCAAAGTGGTTTTGTAAGTATGGAAAGAGGTGAGGTGGAGAGGGTAGAGTTTGAGGTTTTTGAATGA
- a CDS encoding 7-carboxy-7-deazaguanine synthase QueE translates to MKIVISEIFKSIQGEGPNIGTPSVFVRVGGCNLRCTFCDTAYASFPENSGSWLTLDIDEVTKKIHEVRGNVYNLVITGGEPLLQQKALRELIGRVQSFFPSIEIETNGTILPLELIEIPNISYNVSVKLSNSGVKEGERIISDSLEFFSNYEKAYFKFVIDGENDMEEVLQIVKKYYIAPQRIFLMPLSNSSSQLEEKALKVVDLCLKYGFRYSDRLHYRLFGGERGK, encoded by the coding sequence ATGAAAATCGTAATTTCAGAAATTTTCAAATCAATCCAGGGAGAAGGTCCCAATATCGGGACCCCTTCGGTTTTCGTGAGGGTTGGGGGATGTAATCTGAGGTGCACTTTTTGTGATACCGCTTACGCCTCTTTTCCAGAGAATTCCGGAAGCTGGTTGACCCTTGATATAGACGAAGTTACTAAGAAAATCCATGAAGTTCGGGGCAATGTTTATAACCTTGTTATAACGGGTGGAGAGCCATTGCTTCAACAAAAGGCTTTGAGAGAGCTCATCGGCAGAGTGCAATCCTTTTTCCCTTCCATTGAGATTGAAACCAACGGAACAATTTTACCTTTGGAACTCATTGAGATTCCTAACATTTCCTATAATGTTTCTGTAAAACTTTCCAATTCAGGGGTCAAGGAAGGGGAGAGGATTATTAGCGACTCCCTTGAGTTCTTTTCGAACTATGAAAAGGCTTACTTCAAGTTCGTTATAGATGGTGAGAATGACATGGAAGAGGTTTTGCAAATCGTTAAAAAGTATTACATTGCCCCCCAAAGGATTTTTTTAATGCCCTTATCAAATAGTTCTTCTCAACTGGAGGAAAAGGCTTTGAAGGTCGTTGACCTCTGTCTAAAGTACGGTTTCAGGTATTCAGATAGGCTCCACTATCGGCTTTTTGGCGGAGAGAGGGGAAAGTGA
- a CDS encoding site-specific DNA-methyltransferase yields MSEDKIYFKAKDIVIYNEDFLTTQSVEESSVDLIVTSPPYNVDIHYNSFDDTIPYSKYLEFTELWLEKALKLMKDDGRMCLNIPLDKNKGGQQSVYADIITIAKKVGWKYHSTIVWNEGNISRRTAWGSWLSPSAPYVIAPVEMIAVLYKKRWKKQGMGESDITKEEFIEWTNGIWTFPGESKKRVNHPAPFPLELPKRCIKLFTYVGDTVLDPFLGSGTTLVACALLNRRGIGIDIDKGYCEIAKNRLIQEGKLLESVLFDNTVFRDKPTKYKR; encoded by the coding sequence ATGAGTGAGGATAAAATCTATTTCAAGGCTAAAGATATTGTCATATATAACGAAGATTTTTTGACAACTCAATCTGTTGAAGAAAGTTCTGTGGACCTAATAGTGACATCACCGCCCTACAATGTTGATATTCACTATAACTCTTTTGATGATACAATTCCTTATAGTAAATATTTGGAGTTTACAGAACTGTGGCTTGAAAAGGCTTTAAAACTTATGAAAGATGACGGGCGAATGTGCTTGAATATTCCCTTGGACAAAAACAAGGGTGGTCAGCAGAGTGTTTATGCTGATATAATTACAATTGCCAAGAAGGTGGGGTGGAAGTACCATTCAACAATCGTATGGAATGAAGGCAATATCTCAAGAAGGACAGCATGGGGTTCATGGCTTTCCCCCTCTGCACCCTATGTGATTGCACCGGTTGAAATGATTGCAGTTTTATATAAAAAAAGATGGAAGAAACAAGGTATGGGAGAGTCTGATATAACAAAGGAAGAGTTTATTGAGTGGACTAATGGTATTTGGACTTTCCCTGGTGAGAGTAAGAAAAGAGTTAACCATCCAGCTCCTTTCCCTCTTGAGTTACCAAAGAGGTGTATAAAGTTGTTTACCTATGTTGGGGATACAGTTTTAGATCCATTCCTTGGGAGTGGAACTACCTTAGTTGCTTGTGCACTTTTGAATAGAAGAGGAATAGGAATTGATATTGACAAAGGTTACTGTGAGATTGCAAAAAATAGATTAATTCAAGAAGGTAAGCTTTTGGAAAGTGTTCTCTTTGATAACACTGTATTTCGAGACAAGCCGACTAAGTACAAAAGATGA
- a CDS encoding MATE family efflux transporter: MAYKHVELLFEHPSKSIWKLASPTIFANFVQIFYNLVDAFWISTLKNSSLGIAGIGLAQPLNFAAMAIAGGIGVGTNSLISRSIGAKDYERANKAAANGIFLSIVISVIATFTLLIFSKQIFISLGAGEALPQALKYGKIIFLSMPISFLVMIFNSIFRAEGDTKRSMIAMVTGSVLNIILDPISIFIFKLGLVGVAVATVISQVVSLILFIYWAIFQKSTFVRIRVRNFKPNWPVINEIIKVGFPFALSQFLISFSQMLFNHLTSTIRGPQGIAIYSIGMRLNQFAVLPSLGISAATISIVGAWYGAKRYDMVRKSIIEAWKLGIKIQAVIAIVIYAFAPLLAGLFANDVSMKVLMPDIIKFLRITSLTYIFTPVGMYTSSAFNGMGQGVKSAILTFCRLLVIAYPTARLLAINFNMGLNGVWWGLNIAPLGASIIAIIWLKAEKIL, translated from the coding sequence ATGGCTTATAAGCACGTTGAACTATTGTTCGAACATCCAAGCAAATCCATATGGAAACTGGCAAGTCCTACTATTTTCGCCAATTTCGTTCAGATATTTTACAACTTAGTGGATGCCTTCTGGATTTCAACCCTTAAAAACTCTTCTCTTGGAATCGCGGGCATAGGGCTGGCACAACCTCTGAACTTTGCTGCCATGGCCATAGCCGGTGGAATCGGTGTAGGTACAAATTCTCTTATCTCAAGAAGTATCGGTGCAAAAGATTATGAAAGAGCAAATAAAGCTGCAGCCAACGGAATTTTCCTTTCCATAGTTATTTCCGTCATTGCTACTTTCACTTTATTAATTTTCTCAAAGCAAATATTTATATCTCTTGGTGCAGGAGAGGCCTTACCGCAGGCTCTTAAGTACGGAAAAATCATATTCCTCTCAATGCCTATTAGCTTTTTAGTGATGATCTTTAACTCCATATTCCGCGCTGAAGGAGATACTAAGCGCTCGATGATCGCTATGGTCACAGGGTCGGTTCTGAATATAATCCTCGACCCAATCTCCATTTTTATCTTTAAACTGGGTTTGGTAGGGGTTGCGGTAGCGACGGTTATTTCCCAAGTTGTCTCCCTTATACTCTTTATCTACTGGGCAATCTTTCAAAAGAGTACCTTTGTAAGAATCCGAGTTAGGAACTTCAAGCCCAATTGGCCCGTGATAAACGAAATAATAAAAGTCGGATTCCCCTTCGCACTTTCACAATTTCTGATTTCCTTCAGCCAGATGCTCTTCAACCACCTAACTTCAACCATTAGAGGTCCACAGGGAATTGCGATTTACAGCATAGGCATGAGACTCAATCAATTTGCGGTCTTACCATCCCTTGGGATCTCTGCTGCAACCATCTCAATTGTGGGTGCATGGTATGGGGCAAAAAGATATGACATGGTGAGAAAAAGCATAATCGAGGCCTGGAAACTCGGTATTAAAATCCAGGCGGTCATTGCAATTGTGATCTATGCCTTTGCGCCCCTCCTCGCTGGTTTATTTGCCAATGATGTCTCTATGAAAGTGTTAATGCCTGACATCATTAAATTCCTTAGAATAACTTCATTGACCTACATTTTCACACCTGTCGGCATGTATACCTCTTCAGCCTTTAACGGTATGGGGCAAGGTGTTAAATCTGCAATTTTGACTTTCTGCAGACTTCTTGTAATAGCCTACCCTACAGCAAGGCTCTTAGCGATAAACTTTAACATGGGGCTTAACGGCGTGTGGTGGGGGCTCAACATTGCACCATTGGGAGCGAGCATAATTGCAATTATCTGGCTAAAGGCAGAGAAAATTCTTTGA